From a single Lolium rigidum isolate FL_2022 chromosome 7, APGP_CSIRO_Lrig_0.1, whole genome shotgun sequence genomic region:
- the LOC124675378 gene encoding universal stress protein YxiE-like, translating into MAETKEAAAAAGPVEEGRSKTVVVVGVDDSDHSYSALEWAVRYVATAGVATELVVVHAKQAASSVVTMGGAAVAGDMVRYVEEDLRKRADEVVEKARSLCVANSVEGVVEVIDGEPRHVICNAVEKHGADLLVVGSHGYGAIKRAFLGSVSDYCAHHAHCSVMIVKQPKPKK; encoded by the exons ATGGCGGAGACCAAGgaagccgcggcggcggcgggtccggtggaggaggggaggagcaagacggtggtggtggtcggcgtgGACGATAGCGACCACAGCTACAGCGCGCTTGAGTGGGCCGTGAGGTACGTGGCGACAGCCGGCGTGGCGACGGAGCTCGTCGTCGTCCACGCCAAGCAGGCCGCGTCATCCGTCGTCACCATGGGCGGCGCCG CCGTTGCCGGAGACATGGTGAGGTACGTGGAGGAGGACCTGCGGAAGAGGGCCGATGAAGTCGTCGAGAAGGCGCGCAGCCTCTGCGTCGCCAACTCG GTGGAGGGTGTTGTGGAGGTGATCGATGGGGAGCCGAGGCACGTCATCTGCAACGCGGTCGAGAAGCACGGCGCCGATCTGCTCGTCGTCGGCAGCCATGGCTACGGCGCCATCAAGAG GGCATTTCTTGGGAGCGTGAGCGACTACTGCGCCCACCACGCGCACTGCTCGGTGATGATAGTGAAGCAGCCAAAGCCCAAGAAATGA